A stretch of Ipomoea triloba cultivar NCNSP0323 chromosome 11, ASM357664v1 DNA encodes these proteins:
- the LOC115997506 gene encoding peroxidase 41-like: MALPILLLLLVSSFSIIPSSQSSALTFDYYAKTCPKFEEILTRIVKEKQQERATTAAATLRLFYNDCAVGGCDASLLIRSTAFNTAEMEGDENRSLGGDGFDVVMRVKTALELECPDTVSCADILAAATRNLVNLVGGPYYDVRMGRKDGTQSKAASVEGQLPRANSTVDQMIKIFKSHKFTIPEMVVLTGGGHTIGYAHCKEFADRIFRPDPDPTMNPALTARLRTLCADYKKQTAMAAFLDPITPATFDNTYFKNLQNGLGVLASDQILMSDPRTKPFVEKYAKDAAAFVKDFSFAIEKLSVLKVKTGDEGEIRKRCDLPN; encoded by the coding sequence ATGGCTCTGCCAATCCTTCTGCTATTGTTGGTTTCATCTTTCTCAATCATTCCTTCTTCCCAATCATCTGCCCTCACTTTCGACTATTACGCTAAAACATGTCCCAAATTTGAAGAGATTCTCACGAGGATTGTTAAGGAGAAGCAACAAGAAAGGGCCACAACCGCCGCCGCCACGCTCCGCCTGTTTTACAACGACTGCGCCGTGGGCGGCTGCGACGCGTCGCTGCTCATCAGGTCCACCGCGTTTAACACGGCGGAGATGGAGGGCGACGAGAACCGGTCCCTGGGCGGCGACGGGTTCGACGTCGTCATGCGCGTGAAGACCGCGCTGGAGCTCGAGTGCCCCGACACCGTCTCCTGCGCCGACATCCTCGCCGCGGCGACCCGCAACCTCGTTAATTTAGTCGGCGGGCCGTACTATGATGTCCGGATGGGGCGGAAAGACGGCACCCAATCAAAAGCCGCCAGCGTGGAAGGTCAACTCCCACGCGCCAACTCCACCGTTGACCAAATGATCAAAATCTTCAAATCCCACAAATTCACTATCCCGGAAATGGTCGTCCTCACCGGCGGCGGCCACACCATCGGCTACGCCCACTGCAAAGAGTTCGCCGACCGGATCTTCCGACCCGACCCGGACCCGACAATGAACCCGGCCTTGACCGCCCGCCTGAGAACGCTGTGCGCCGATTACAAGAAACAGACGGCCATGGCGGCGTTTCTGGACCCCATAACTCCGGCGACGTTCGACAACACGTACTTCAAGAACTTGCAGAACGGGTTAGGGGTTTTGGCGTCCGATCAGATCTTGATGAGCGATCCGAGAACGAAGCCTTTCGTGGAAAAGTACGCTAAGGACGCCGCCGCCTTCGTCAAGGATTTCAGTTTCGCCATTGAAAAGCTGAGTGTTCTTAAGGTGAAGACCGGAGACGAGGGAGAGATAAGGAAAAGATGTGATCTTCCAAATTAA
- the LOC115997180 gene encoding protein JINGUBANG-like, protein MTLHSQTSSSSTDDYSMAAKPLLSQPSLPSIPSLASFLHHDQTHNCHCIATLKPHSSYTSSLVLAGKHLFTASSDREIRMWKRRRAEEEDDGHVWSYVNYSPAGAAVTAGKGAVKSLVVLSDKIFSAHQDHKVRVWRIDEEEREFTRLATLPKLSDRVVKFLLPSSRVRIRRHKTATWVHHVDAVSALALSADTSLLYSVSWDRTLKIWRTSDFKCMESVANAHDDAINALAVSQDGHVYTGSADKKIKVWRKSSPEKKHSLVATLEKHNSGINALAVGNGGAVLYSGACDRSILVWERARKDGGGGGGAAVAVVGALRGHTKSILCLAVAADIVCSGSADKTVRIWRGVERCYSCLAVLAGHGGPVKCLTVARDFVDGRKDETISKYVLYSGSLDGDIKVWQISLSF, encoded by the exons ATGACTCTCCACTCTCAAACTTCATCAAGCTCCACCGATGATTATTCCATGGCGGCAAAACCCCTTCTTTCCCAGCCCAGTCTTCCTTCAATCCCTTCCCTGGCATCGTTTCTCCACCACGACCAAACCCACAACTGCCACTGCATAGCCACTCTCAAGCCTCACAGCTCCTACACGTCCTCCCTCGTCCTCGCCGGAAAACACCTCTTCACGGCCTCCTCCGACCGGGAAATCCGCATGTGGAAGCGCAGGAGGGCCGAGGAGGAAGATgatggccatgtttg gtctTATGTGAATTATTCTCCCGCCGGAGCCGCCGTGACGGCGGGGAAAGGCGCGGTGAAGTCGCTGGTGGTTTTGTCCGACAAGATATTCAGCGCCCACCAAGACCACAAGGTTCGGGTGTGGAGAATCGACGAGGAGGAGCGTGAGTTCACGCGCTTGGCCACGCTGCCGAAGCTCTCCGACCGCGTCGTCAAGTTTCTCCTCCCGAGTAGCCGCGTCCGGATCCGGCGACACAAGACGGCCACGTGGGTCCACCACGTGGACGCCGTGTCGGCGTTGGCGCTCTCCGCCGACACCTCTCTTCTCTACTCCGTCTCGTGGGATCGGACGCTCAAGATTTGGCGGACTTCTGACTTCAAATGCATGGAATCCGTCGCTAATGCACATGATGACGCCATTAACGCTTTAGCAGTTTCTCag GATGGGCATGTATATACAGGATCAGCGGACAAGAAAATCAAGGTATGGCGAAAAtcctcgccggagaagaagcaTTCTCTAGTTGCCACACTAGAAAAGCACAATTCCGGGATAAACGCCCTAGCCGTGGGAAACGGCGGCGCGGTTTTATATTCCGGCGCCTGCGACCGATCAATTCTGGTATGGGAGAGAGCACGAAAAGatggcggcggcggaggcggcgCCGCCGTGGCGGTGGTGGGTGCGCTCCGGGGACACACCAAATCCATTCTGTGTTTGGCGGTGGCGGCGGATATAGTGTGCAGCGGCTCGGCGGATAAAACGGTTAGGATTTGGAGGGGCGTGGAGAGGTGCTACTCTTGCCTGGCGGTTTTGGCCGGCCACGGTGGTCCGGTGAAGTGTCTGACGGTGGCGCGTGACTTCGTTGATGGCCGGAAAGATGAAACGATATCCAAATATGTACTGTACAGTGGTAGCTTAGATGGTGACATAAAGGTTTGGCAAATTTCTTTGAGCTTTTAG